Proteins encoded together in one Sulfitobacter pontiacus window:
- a CDS encoding iron-containing alcohol dehydrogenase: protein MFSFFSPQALHFGRGQAAQTATLAAGFGTHVLIVHGSNAARAAWLVEDCRAAGLSVTTQSCGSEPSLPALEAALAGVSADRPDVVVALGGGSVIDFAKALAALIPCAGAPLDYLEGVGGGKPLDRVPLPMIALPTTAGTGAEVTKNAVIAVPEHGVKVSLRDARMIPDIAIVDAGLMQGAPRRVTLAAGLDAVTQVIEPYLSIKATPMTDALCQAAIPKGLAALRAVVEQDAAEAWDDMAWVSTCGGLALANAGLGAVHGFAGVIGGQTGAPHGEICGALLPAVLASHLDKAEAGTLIHTRLMWVLELIDATFDVQDGAGITALRDWSRQMGLRTLTEMGLNPEDHAEVARLSAGASSMKGTPFALTQDELIAILRA from the coding sequence ATGTTCTCGTTCTTCTCTCCGCAAGCGCTGCATTTCGGACGTGGACAGGCCGCGCAGACGGCCACGCTGGCCGCTGGCTTTGGGACGCATGTGCTGATCGTACACGGCTCCAATGCAGCGCGGGCGGCTTGGTTGGTCGAGGATTGCCGCGCGGCGGGTCTGTCGGTCACCACACAAAGCTGCGGGTCCGAGCCGAGCCTGCCTGCGTTGGAGGCCGCACTCGCCGGTGTGTCCGCAGATCGGCCGGATGTGGTTGTCGCACTTGGCGGCGGATCGGTGATCGACTTTGCCAAGGCGCTCGCGGCGCTGATCCCCTGTGCGGGGGCACCGCTGGACTACCTCGAAGGGGTGGGGGGCGGCAAACCGCTCGACCGCGTACCCTTGCCTATGATCGCGCTGCCGACCACGGCGGGCACGGGGGCAGAGGTGACCAAGAACGCGGTGATTGCCGTGCCGGAACACGGGGTCAAGGTCAGCCTGCGCGACGCGCGGATGATCCCCGATATCGCCATCGTGGATGCCGGGCTGATGCAGGGCGCACCGCGCCGCGTCACCCTTGCGGCGGGGCTGGATGCGGTCACGCAGGTGATCGAACCTTATCTGTCCATCAAAGCGACGCCGATGACGGATGCGCTGTGTCAGGCGGCGATCCCCAAGGGCCTGGCCGCCCTGCGTGCCGTGGTTGAACAAGACGCAGCGGAAGCGTGGGACGATATGGCTTGGGTCAGCACCTGCGGCGGCTTGGCCTTGGCGAATGCGGGGCTGGGGGCGGTGCATGGTTTTGCGGGTGTGATCGGCGGCCAGACCGGTGCCCCCCACGGAGAGATTTGCGGCGCGCTTCTGCCCGCGGTGCTGGCGTCTCACTTGGACAAGGCAGAGGCAGGCACGCTGATCCACACGCGCCTGATGTGGGTGCTTGAGCTGATCGATGCGACATTCGACGTTCAAGACGGGGCAGGGATCACCGCCCTGCGCGATTGGTCCCGTCAGATGGGGCTGCGGACATTGACCGAGATGGGGCTGAACCCCGAGGATCACGCAGAGGTGGCACGCTTGTCCGCCGGTGCATCCTCGATGAAGGGCACGCCCTTCGCGCTGACGCAGGACGAGCTGATCGCCATCCTGCGCGCCTGA
- a CDS encoding sulfite exporter TauE/SafE family protein — protein MQDPTLFLQIVLMIMAIGAFAGVLAGLLGVGGGIVLVPAFFYAFQALGYDSPQLMQMCLATSLATIIVTSLRSVHSHNKKGAVDWAILKTWAPGIVIGAIIGMLVVAQLRTSVLQGIFGGLALVVGLYMAFGRAHWRLGQAMPRGAARAALSPSVGFLSVLMGIGGGSFGVPLMSLFNVPIHRAVATAAGFGVLIAVPSVIGFLLVDAAPNSPPLTVGAVNLPTFAIVIAMTLITAPLGVRLAHAMDPKPLKRVFAVFLILVALNMLRKSLGL, from the coding sequence ATGCAAGACCCCACCCTCTTTCTGCAGATTGTCCTTATGATCATGGCCATCGGTGCCTTTGCCGGTGTGCTGGCGGGGCTGCTTGGTGTCGGTGGCGGTATCGTCTTGGTGCCTGCGTTCTTCTATGCGTTCCAAGCGCTTGGCTATGACAGCCCGCAGCTGATGCAGATGTGTCTGGCGACCTCGTTGGCGACGATCATCGTGACCTCGCTGCGGTCGGTGCACAGCCACAATAAAAAGGGTGCGGTCGATTGGGCGATCCTCAAGACATGGGCACCGGGGATCGTGATTGGGGCCATCATCGGGATGCTGGTGGTGGCACAGCTGCGCACGAGCGTCTTGCAGGGCATCTTTGGAGGGCTGGCGCTGGTCGTCGGACTATACATGGCCTTTGGGCGGGCGCATTGGCGCTTGGGACAGGCGATGCCCCGTGGGGCCGCGCGCGCGGCGTTGTCACCCTCGGTCGGGTTTCTATCGGTACTGATGGGGATCGGCGGGGGCAGCTTTGGCGTGCCGCTGATGAGCCTGTTCAACGTACCGATCCACCGTGCCGTGGCAACGGCTGCGGGGTTTGGCGTGCTGATCGCCGTGCCCTCTGTCATCGGGTTCCTGCTGGTGGATGCCGCGCCCAACAGCCCGCCGCTGACGGTGGGGGCGGTGAACCTGCCCACCTTTGCCATTGTCATCGCCATGACGCTCATCACCGCGCCGCTGGGGGTTAGACTGGCCCATGCGATGGACCCCAAACCGTTGAAACGGGTGTTCGCGGTCTTCCTGATCCTCGTGGCGCTGAACATGCTGCGCAAATCGCTGGGGCTGTAA
- the dusA gene encoding tRNA dihydrouridine(20/20a) synthase DusA, with translation MRNNAQSETELDLTNSILKSDICRSSRLSVAPMMDWTDRHCRYMHRLFSKQTLLYTEMVTSPALVRGGALHLLDHDTSEHPVALQLGGSDPDELAEAARIGAQAGYDEINLNVGCPSDRVQSGCFGAVLMEQPALVAKSVAAMRRAVDVDVTVKCRIGVDDQNPAEVLPEFLAQIVGAGCERVTIHARKAWLQGLSPKENRDIPPLDYELVHRMKGLFPNLHISINGGITSLDQAEAFLDAGLDGVMIGRSAYHNPTDILAQADRRIYGTGADTTPEDVVAQMLPYIDAHIDGGGKLNQITRHMMGLFAGRTGARVWRRTLSEQASRPGADRQVLLEALDAMQTLAEAQEAV, from the coding sequence ATGCGCAACAATGCGCAAAGCGAAACGGAACTTGATTTGACGAATAGTATATTAAAATCAGATATTTGCAGGTCATCAAGGCTATCCGTGGCACCCATGATGGACTGGACCGACCGGCATTGTCGCTACATGCACCGGCTGTTTTCCAAGCAGACGTTGCTTTATACCGAAATGGTCACCTCGCCTGCCTTGGTGCGCGGCGGCGCTTTGCATTTGCTGGATCATGATACCTCGGAGCATCCCGTGGCCTTGCAGCTTGGCGGGTCTGACCCGGACGAGCTGGCAGAGGCGGCGCGGATCGGGGCACAGGCGGGGTATGACGAGATCAACCTGAACGTCGGCTGCCCGTCGGATCGCGTGCAATCGGGCTGTTTTGGCGCGGTGCTGATGGAGCAACCGGCGCTGGTGGCGAAATCCGTCGCGGCGATGCGGCGCGCGGTGGATGTGGACGTGACCGTCAAATGCCGGATCGGCGTGGATGACCAGAACCCCGCCGAGGTGCTGCCCGAGTTTCTGGCGCAGATCGTCGGCGCGGGTTGTGAACGGGTGACAATCCACGCGCGCAAGGCGTGGCTGCAAGGGCTCAGCCCCAAGGAAAACCGCGACATTCCCCCCTTGGACTACGAGCTGGTGCACCGGATGAAGGGGCTGTTCCCGAACCTGCATATCTCGATCAACGGGGGCATCACCTCGCTTGATCAGGCAGAGGCGTTTCTGGACGCCGGTTTGGATGGCGTGATGATCGGGCGCAGCGCCTATCATAACCCGACCGATATTCTGGCGCAGGCGGATCGCCGCATTTACGGCACCGGCGCAGACACCACGCCCGAGGATGTCGTGGCGCAGATGCTGCCCTATATCGACGCGCATATCGACGGCGGCGGCAAGCTGAACCAGATCACCCGCCATATGATGGGGCTCTTTGCCGGTCGCACCGGTGCACGGGTCTGGCGGCGCACCCTGTCCGAGCAAGCCTCCCGCCCCGGTGCCGACCGTCAGGTGCTGCTAGAGGCGCTGGACGCGATGCAAACACTGGCCGAGGCGCAAGAAGCGGTATAG
- a CDS encoding site-specific integrase, translating to MPQIIERKRKDGSTAYVAQINIRRNGKWAHRESRTFDKHSSASAWFKKRMKEITAAGADLTAINSKGRTLSTAIDRYITESVKEIGRTKAQVLRSIREYDIASMNCNDIQSHDIVQFAKELGATRTPATVGNYLSHLGAIFAVARPAWGIPLDQQAMKDAFVVCNRLGITGKAKRRDRRPTLDELDALLTMFEDKHRRRPNSLPMHRVVGFALFSTRRQEEITRVAWKGLDQTHNRVFIKDMKHPGDKVGNDVWYDLPAPAINIAMAMPRKKPLVFPYHSDTISAAFTRACKVLEIEDLRFHDLRHEGVTRLFETGETIPQVAAVSGHRSWSSLQRYTHIKQTGDKYEDWKWLQRLTTSN from the coding sequence ATGCCCCAGATTATAGAGCGTAAACGCAAGGACGGTTCCACCGCGTATGTTGCACAAATCAACATCAGACGGAATGGCAAATGGGCGCATCGCGAATCCCGAACTTTTGACAAGCATTCATCTGCTTCAGCATGGTTCAAAAAGCGGATGAAAGAAATCACTGCTGCTGGTGCAGACTTGACCGCCATCAATAGCAAAGGCCGAACACTAAGCACAGCGATTGACCGCTACATCACCGAAAGCGTCAAAGAGATTGGCCGCACCAAAGCACAGGTTCTGCGGTCAATCCGTGAATATGACATAGCGTCGATGAACTGCAACGACATACAAAGCCACGACATCGTTCAGTTCGCCAAAGAACTTGGCGCGACACGAACACCGGCCACCGTTGGAAACTACTTGTCCCACCTTGGGGCAATCTTTGCCGTGGCCAGACCAGCATGGGGCATCCCATTAGACCAGCAGGCGATGAAAGATGCGTTCGTGGTCTGCAATCGCCTTGGGATAACTGGCAAAGCGAAGAGGCGTGACCGTCGCCCTACGTTGGATGAACTGGATGCGCTGCTGACCATGTTCGAAGACAAGCACCGTCGCCGCCCCAATTCACTGCCCATGCATCGCGTGGTCGGGTTCGCGCTGTTTTCAACGCGCCGTCAGGAAGAAATCACAAGGGTGGCTTGGAAAGGTTTGGACCAGACGCACAACAGGGTGTTCATCAAGGATATGAAGCACCCCGGTGACAAAGTGGGCAATGACGTGTGGTACGACCTACCGGCCCCCGCCATAAACATAGCGATGGCGATGCCAAGGAAGAAGCCACTGGTGTTCCCATATCACAGCGACACCATCAGCGCCGCGTTCACGCGGGCATGCAAAGTTCTGGAAATTGAAGACCTGCGCTTCCACGACCTTCGGCATGAAGGGGTTACGCGCTTGTTCGAAACCGGTGAAACGATTCCGCAGGTTGCCGCCGTGTCCGGGCATCGCTCTTGGTCTTCACTGCAGCGATACACCCACATCAAACAGACAGGCGACAAATATGAAGATTGGAAGTGGCTGCAAAGGTTAACGACAAGTAACTGA
- a CDS encoding IS256 family transposase: protein MSIDKDLLDRLMEGRSPGDLFGKNGILAELTKALAERALSTEMDVHLDEERADDASEGQNQPPNRRNGSSQKTVTMDSGKVVLDIPRDRNGTFDPMLIAKYQRRFPEFDRKIVSMYARGMTTREIQGHIEEIYGVEASPSLISAITDAVMEEVTAWQNRPLDPCYPIVFMDAIRVNIRSDGAVSNKAVFVALAVLPDGTRDVLGLWFQANEGAKFWAKVLSDLRNRGVQDILITVVDGLKGFPQAIEAAFPQTRIQTCIVHLLRHSMNFASYKDRKAVAAALKAIYTAVDVEAAELALAEFEDSDLARQYPAIAPSWRRAWNEVIPFLDYPPEVRRLIYTTNSIEALNSKIRRAVRTRGHFPSDDAAAKLIYLALNATSTEWKRSVREWHAVRSQLAIMFEDRFPMA from the coding sequence ATGAGCATCGACAAAGACTTGCTAGACCGTCTGATGGAAGGGCGTTCACCCGGTGACCTGTTTGGCAAGAACGGCATCCTGGCGGAGCTGACCAAGGCGCTGGCGGAACGCGCGCTGAGCACAGAGATGGATGTCCATCTCGATGAAGAGCGCGCAGATGATGCGTCTGAGGGCCAGAACCAGCCGCCCAATCGGCGCAATGGCAGCAGCCAGAAGACCGTGACCATGGACAGCGGCAAGGTGGTTCTGGACATTCCCCGCGACCGGAACGGCACCTTCGATCCGATGCTGATCGCGAAGTATCAGCGGCGCTTTCCTGAATTCGACCGCAAGATTGTCAGCATGTATGCCCGGGGAATGACGACCCGAGAGATCCAGGGGCATATCGAGGAAATCTACGGCGTCGAGGCCTCGCCCAGCCTGATTTCCGCGATCACCGACGCGGTCATGGAGGAGGTCACCGCCTGGCAGAACCGCCCGCTGGATCCCTGCTATCCGATCGTCTTCATGGACGCGATCCGGGTCAATATCCGCAGCGACGGGGCGGTCTCGAACAAGGCGGTCTTCGTGGCCCTCGCGGTGCTGCCGGATGGCACGCGGGACGTTCTGGGCCTGTGGTTTCAGGCCAATGAGGGCGCGAAGTTCTGGGCCAAAGTGCTCAGCGACCTGCGCAACAGGGGCGTCCAGGACATCCTCATCACCGTCGTGGACGGGCTGAAGGGCTTTCCCCAGGCCATTGAGGCCGCATTCCCCCAGACTCGGATCCAGACCTGCATCGTCCATCTGCTGCGCCATTCCATGAACTTCGCCAGCTACAAGGACCGCAAGGCCGTCGCCGCCGCCCTCAAGGCGATCTACACGGCCGTGGACGTCGAGGCGGCAGAACTGGCTCTGGCTGAGTTCGAGGACAGCGATCTGGCAAGGCAGTATCCGGCGATCGCGCCGAGCTGGCGCCGGGCCTGGAACGAGGTCATCCCGTTCCTCGATTACCCGCCCGAGGTCCGCAGGCTGATCTACACCACGAATTCCATTGAGGCCTTGAACTCGAAAATTCGCCGTGCCGTCAGAACCCGAGGTCATTTCCCAAGCGACGACGCTGCGGCGAAATTGATCTATCTGGCGCTCAATGCTACATCGACCGAGTGGAAGCGTTCGGTCCGCGAATGGCACGCTGTCAGATCTCAGCTTGCCATCATGTTCGAAGACCGCTTCCCGATGGCGTAA